Proteins encoded within one genomic window of Methanomassiliicoccales archaeon:
- a CDS encoding cobalamin-dependent protein (Presence of a B(12) (cobalamin)-binding domain implies dependence on cobalamin itself, in one of its several forms, or in some unusual lineages, dependence on a cobalamin-like analog.), whose protein sequence is MIDISNVNYDMIFRRYDIFVETKENPEDIAERLLPKDTVLRKVAEDVVYMKYKDVEADVKAALGKFSPEELVEKGLLKGMDVVSELYGRGIYYLPHVMVAADTFDKGIKTAEKAMKGERALKGNVVMMVAEGDPHDIGKNIAAVMLRSHGYGVVDMGRDVPVGDVVKQVEESKPDLVTGTALMTTTMSAFPKVAERLIEKGIEIPFICAG, encoded by the coding sequence ATGATTGACATATCCAATGTTAACTATGACATGATCTTTAGACGCTACGATATATTCGTCGAAACTAAAGAGAATCCAGAAGACATCGCGGAGAGGCTCCTGCCCAAGGATACTGTTTTGAGAAAGGTCGCCGAGGACGTTGTGTACATGAAGTACAAGGACGTCGAGGCGGATGTAAAGGCAGCCTTGGGCAAGTTCAGCCCCGAGGAGCTGGTCGAGAAGGGACTCCTGAAGGGAATGGATGTCGTCAGCGAACTGTACGGAAGGGGTATCTACTACCTGCCGCACGTCATGGTCGCTGCCGATACCTTCGATAAGGGGATCAAGACCGCCGAAAAGGCAATGAAGGGCGAGAGAGCCCTGAAGGGCAACGTTGTCATGATGGTCGCCGAGGGTGACCCGCACGACATCGGCAAGAACATCGCCGCCGTCATGCTGAGATCCCACGGATACGGTGTCGTCGACATGGGCAGAGATGTACCAGTGGGTGACGTTGTGAAGCAGGTCGAGGAGAGCAAGCCGGACCTAGTAACCGGAACCGCACTCATGACCACCACCATGTCCGCATTCCCGAAGGTCGCTGAGAGACTGATCGAGAAGGGCATAGAGATACCATTCATCTGCGCCGG